From Bacillota bacterium, one genomic window encodes:
- the ftsX gene encoding permease-like cell division protein FtsX, with amino-acid sequence MALRTLLRWWREAFVSLFRNGWLATSAAGMVLVALLILGFVCLLALNAAHFSRAVEEGIDVAVFVAEDVSADLVSQLGKELGKIDGVAGVTFIPKEKALEKLRRDLGERSDLLNGLEDDNPLPDTFRLHPEDASSVTLIAKQAATFPGVEKVRYGEGVVEKLLQLTNWVRIAAVGLVVLFGLAAVFLTMTTIRLSILNRQEEIGVMKLLGATNWFVRGPFILEGIIIGFVGAALASGFLYYGYTSLIEQVSQASLMFIHPVPGGEVAAPLFGCLLGCGVLLGAVSSALSIHRFLTV; translated from the coding sequence ATGGCACTTAGGACCCTTTTGCGTTGGTGGCGTGAGGCTTTCGTTTCCCTTTTCCGCAATGGTTGGCTGGCTACATCGGCAGCAGGAATGGTTTTAGTAGCTCTTCTTATTCTGGGTTTTGTATGTCTGCTGGCTCTGAACGCCGCACATTTTTCCCGGGCGGTGGAAGAAGGAATTGACGTGGCGGTATTCGTCGCGGAGGACGTTTCCGCCGACCTTGTTTCTCAACTGGGTAAGGAACTGGGGAAAATAGACGGCGTGGCCGGGGTGACGTTCATACCTAAGGAAAAAGCGCTGGAGAAACTGAGACGCGACCTTGGGGAAAGAAGCGACCTTCTGAACGGGCTTGAGGACGATAATCCGCTGCCCGACACCTTCCGGTTGCATCCTGAAGACGCGTCTTCGGTTACGTTGATTGCCAAACAGGCGGCGACCTTTCCGGGGGTTGAAAAGGTGCGTTACGGGGAAGGCGTCGTGGAAAAGCTTCTCCAGCTTACCAACTGGGTAAGGATCGCGGCGGTCGGGCTGGTGGTGCTTTTCGGTCTGGCGGCGGTGTTTTTGACTATGACCACCATCCGGCTCTCGATTCTCAACCGCCAGGAGGAGATCGGCGTCATGAAACTCCTCGGGGCGACGAATTGGTTTGTACGCGGTCCCTTCATTCTGGAGGGGATAATAATCGGCTTTGTCGGCGCCGCGCTGGCTTCGGGATTCCTTTATTACGGCTACACTTCCCTTATCGAACAGGTCAGTCAGGCTTCTCTTATGTTTATACATCCTGTACCCGGCGGCGAGGTGGCAGCCCCGCTTTTCGGCTGTCTTTTAGGGTGCGGGGTGTTGCTCGGCGCGGTGTCGAGTGCGTTATCGATTCACCGTTTTCTTACGGTATAG